One Cellulomonas sp. NS3 genomic region harbors:
- a CDS encoding lactate racemase domain-containing protein, with amino-acid sequence MTAHTQTADRVGARSIGGPGQVLDDATVRAFVTERLAEIDLAGRTLCVVVPDGTRSCPLPLLLGAVHEAATAAGAAHLTFLVALGTHAAMAEPELARHLGYGAGDLAGTFPGTTVLNHEWWDEATFVSVGTITAARLSELSEGRLVRDVDVRLNRAVVEHDVTLIIGPVFPHEVVGFSGGNKYLFPGVAVKDVINVSHWLGALISSSEIIGTRGITPVRALIDEAAALVPGERYALCVVAQSGTGALHAASFGSPEDAWAAAADVSAETHVRYLDAPVRRVLSVIPTKYEDMWTGAKGFYKVEPVVADGGQVVLYAPHITEISVMHPQILEIGYHCRDYFVQQWDRFKHLPWGDLAHSTHLRGQGTYDDVHGERCRVTVTLATGIPEDVVRAANLDYLDPAEVDVDAWAADPDTLVVPQAGEVLHRLRTP; translated from the coding sequence ATGACAGCCCACACGCAGACCGCGGACCGCGTCGGTGCCCGCTCGATCGGCGGTCCGGGCCAGGTGCTCGACGACGCCACCGTCCGCGCGTTCGTCACCGAGCGCCTCGCCGAGATCGACCTCGCGGGCCGGACCCTGTGCGTCGTCGTCCCCGACGGGACCCGCAGCTGCCCGCTGCCTCTGCTGCTCGGGGCGGTGCACGAGGCCGCGACGGCCGCGGGCGCGGCGCACCTGACGTTCCTCGTCGCGCTCGGCACGCACGCGGCGATGGCCGAGCCGGAGCTGGCGCGCCACCTCGGGTACGGGGCCGGCGACCTCGCCGGGACCTTCCCCGGCACCACCGTGCTCAACCACGAGTGGTGGGACGAGGCGACGTTCGTGTCCGTCGGCACGATCACCGCCGCGCGGCTGTCCGAGCTGTCCGAGGGACGCCTCGTGCGCGACGTCGACGTGCGCCTGAACCGCGCGGTCGTCGAGCACGACGTCACGCTCATCATCGGCCCGGTGTTCCCGCACGAGGTCGTGGGGTTCTCGGGCGGCAACAAGTACCTGTTCCCGGGCGTCGCCGTGAAGGACGTCATCAACGTCTCGCACTGGCTCGGCGCCCTCATCAGCAGCTCGGAGATCATCGGCACGCGCGGGATCACCCCCGTGCGGGCGCTGATCGACGAGGCCGCCGCGCTCGTGCCCGGCGAGCGGTACGCGCTGTGCGTCGTCGCGCAGTCCGGCACCGGGGCCCTGCACGCCGCGAGCTTCGGGAGCCCTGAGGACGCCTGGGCGGCCGCCGCCGACGTCTCCGCCGAGACGCACGTGCGGTACCTCGACGCGCCCGTGCGCCGCGTGCTGTCGGTGATCCCCACCAAGTACGAGGACATGTGGACCGGCGCGAAGGGGTTCTACAAGGTCGAGCCGGTCGTCGCCGACGGCGGCCAGGTCGTCCTCTACGCGCCGCACATCACGGAGATCTCCGTGATGCACCCCCAGATCCTCGAGATCGGGTACCACTGCCGCGACTACTTCGTGCAGCAGTGGGACCGCTTCAAGCACCTGCCGTGGGGCGACCTCGCGCACTCGACGCACCTGCGCGGGCAGGGCACCTACGACGACGTGCACGGCGAGCGGTGCCGCGTCACGGTCACGCTCGCGACGGGGATCCCTGAGGACGTCGTGCGGGCGGCGAACCTCGACTACCTCGACCCGGCCGAGGTCGACGTCGACGCGTGGGCCGCCGACCCGGACACCCTCGTGGTCCCGCAGGCGGGCGAGGTGCTGCACCGGCTCCGGACGCCCTGA
- a CDS encoding DNA polymerase IV yields MSAPTPWVLHVDLDQFVAAVEVLRRPELAGRPVVVGGRGDPTERGVVSTASYEARELGVHSGLPLRVAARKAPDAVFLPVDGPAYEAVSDEVMTALRGLGVVVEVLGWDEAFLGAVTDDPEALARRAQETVLAATRLHCSVGIGDTKVRAKIATGFGKPAGIFRLTEANWFDVMGERPTIELWGVGTKVSRRLTGLGVRTVAELAAAPTEALVAEFGPRMGVWYHELGHGLGPTTVDDRPWVPRGHSRETTFQQNLTTPEQVRAAVDELARAVVTDTAEDGREVVRVALKVRYAPFETKVVSRKLAAPSRDGADVVAAALALAEGLEDREVRLLGVRAEMAMPDDADPAERTPVRGRI; encoded by the coding sequence ATGAGCGCTCCGACGCCCTGGGTCCTGCACGTCGACCTCGACCAGTTCGTGGCCGCCGTCGAGGTGCTGCGCCGCCCCGAGCTCGCCGGGCGGCCCGTGGTCGTGGGCGGGCGCGGCGACCCCACCGAGCGCGGCGTCGTGTCGACCGCGTCCTACGAGGCGCGCGAGCTCGGCGTGCACTCCGGCCTGCCGCTCCGGGTCGCCGCGCGCAAGGCGCCCGACGCGGTGTTCCTGCCCGTGGACGGCCCGGCGTACGAGGCGGTCTCCGACGAGGTCATGACGGCGCTGCGCGGGCTCGGCGTCGTCGTCGAGGTGCTCGGGTGGGACGAGGCGTTCCTCGGCGCCGTGACCGACGACCCCGAGGCCCTCGCCCGCCGGGCCCAGGAGACGGTGCTCGCGGCGACCCGGCTGCACTGCTCCGTCGGGATCGGCGACACCAAGGTCCGGGCCAAGATCGCGACCGGCTTCGGCAAGCCCGCGGGGATCTTCCGGCTCACCGAGGCGAACTGGTTCGACGTCATGGGCGAGCGGCCGACGATCGAGCTGTGGGGTGTCGGCACCAAGGTCTCGCGCCGGCTCACGGGGCTCGGGGTCCGCACGGTCGCCGAGCTCGCCGCCGCCCCGACCGAGGCGCTCGTCGCCGAGTTCGGACCGCGCATGGGGGTCTGGTACCACGAGCTGGGTCACGGGCTCGGGCCCACGACGGTCGACGACCGGCCGTGGGTCCCGCGCGGGCACAGCCGCGAGACCACGTTCCAGCAGAACCTCACGACCCCCGAGCAGGTGCGCGCCGCGGTCGACGAGCTCGCCCGCGCGGTCGTCACCGACACCGCGGAGGACGGGCGCGAGGTCGTCCGCGTCGCGCTCAAGGTCCGCTACGCGCCGTTCGAGACCAAGGTCGTGAGCCGCAAGCTCGCCGCGCCGAGCCGGGACGGCGCCGACGTCGTGGCCGCCGCCCTCGCGCTCGCCGAGGGCCTCGAGGACCGGGAGGTGCGCCTGCTCGGGGTGCGCGCCGAGATGGCGATGCCCGACGACGCCGACCCGGCCGAGCGGACGCCGGTGCGCGGACGGATCTGA
- a CDS encoding amino acid permease, translating into MAVSREQSSIWRRMPVDRMDDVESASGAGRLTKSLGLWQLTAIGVGGIIGVGIFSLAGLVAHGDADNPGVGPAVLISFLIAGLASAAAALSYAEFAGMIPRAGSAYTYGYVALGEIVGWFIGWDLLLEYIAIVAVVAIGISGYLDAFLAGFGVELPTAVTASPEEGGVVNIPAVLICLLVTFILSRGTRTFGRFELVAVAIKVVLILFIIGLGIFYVDTANYDPFLPNGFGPVLTGAATVFFAVFGYDAMSTAAEEAEDGRKHMPKAIILSLIIAMLLYVAATLVLTGLQSYEDIDPTAGFASAFTNVGLPVIASIISVFAVLSILTVMLTFLLGVTRVWFSMSRDGLLPTWFAGVDEHGTPQRVTWIAGIASALLAGVFPIRAVADLTNIGILSAFVVVCVAVIMFRYTRPDAPRSFRLPWMPFVPAFGVLASLFLILQLHWETWLRFGVWLLIGLALYFGYGRRHSLLNPDSPHHARAGAPDA; encoded by the coding sequence ATGGCCGTGTCGAGGGAGCAGAGCTCGATCTGGCGACGGATGCCCGTCGACCGGATGGACGACGTGGAGAGCGCGAGCGGGGCGGGACGGCTCACGAAGAGCCTCGGGCTGTGGCAGCTCACCGCGATCGGGGTCGGCGGGATCATCGGCGTGGGGATCTTCTCCCTCGCCGGCCTCGTCGCCCACGGCGACGCCGACAACCCCGGGGTGGGGCCGGCGGTGCTGATCTCGTTCCTGATCGCCGGCCTGGCGTCGGCCGCGGCGGCGCTGTCCTACGCCGAGTTCGCGGGCATGATCCCGCGCGCCGGGTCGGCGTACACGTACGGGTACGTGGCGCTCGGGGAGATCGTCGGCTGGTTCATCGGCTGGGACCTGCTGCTCGAGTACATCGCGATCGTCGCGGTCGTCGCGATCGGCATCTCGGGGTACCTCGACGCGTTCCTCGCAGGGTTCGGCGTCGAGCTGCCGACGGCCGTGACGGCGAGCCCCGAGGAGGGCGGCGTCGTCAACATCCCCGCGGTCCTCATCTGCCTGCTCGTGACGTTCATCCTGAGCCGCGGCACGAGGACGTTCGGGCGGTTCGAGCTCGTCGCCGTCGCGATCAAGGTCGTGCTCATCCTGTTCATCATCGGCCTGGGCATCTTCTACGTCGACACGGCCAACTACGACCCGTTCCTGCCCAACGGCTTCGGTCCGGTCCTCACCGGCGCGGCCACGGTCTTCTTCGCGGTCTTCGGGTACGACGCGATGTCGACCGCGGCGGAGGAGGCCGAGGACGGGCGCAAGCACATGCCGAAGGCGATCATCCTGTCCCTCATCATCGCGATGCTCCTGTACGTCGCCGCCACGCTCGTGCTCACCGGCCTGCAGAGCTACGAGGACATCGACCCGACCGCCGGCTTCGCGTCCGCGTTCACGAACGTGGGCCTGCCGGTGATCGCGAGCATCATCTCGGTGTTCGCGGTGCTCTCGATCCTCACCGTGATGCTGACGTTCCTGCTCGGTGTGACGCGCGTGTGGTTCTCGATGAGCCGCGACGGTCTGCTGCCGACGTGGTTCGCGGGCGTCGACGAGCACGGCACGCCGCAGCGCGTCACGTGGATCGCCGGCATCGCGTCCGCGCTGCTCGCGGGCGTCTTCCCGATCCGGGCCGTCGCGGACCTCACGAACATCGGCATCCTGTCCGCGTTCGTCGTCGTGTGCGTCGCCGTGATCATGTTCCGGTACACGCGCCCGGACGCGCCGCGCTCGTTCCGGCTCCCGTGGATGCCGTTCGTGCCCGCGTTCGGCGTGCTGGCCTCGCTGTTCCTGATCCTGCAGCTGCACTGGGAGACGTGGCTGCGGTTCGGGGTGTGGCTCCTGATCGGCCTCGCGCTCTACTTCGGGTACGGGCGGCGGCACTCGCTGCTGAACCCGGACAGCCCGCACCACGCGCGCGCCGGCGCACCCGACGCCTGA
- a CDS encoding HNH endonuclease: MSTRSVQVLNAGYEPLHHVSLQHAITMLARGVAIVEEFVEGATFGPHPLPTKVRLLRYVAMGWLQRRAAACTKAGVRARDRHRCAYCGGRADTVDHVVPASRGGALTWLNTVAACRACNNAKADRTPAEWGRPLLVTPYVPERVVALRAAFAPV, encoded by the coding sequence GTGAGCACCCGCAGCGTGCAGGTCCTCAACGCCGGCTACGAGCCCCTGCACCACGTCTCGCTCCAGCACGCCATCACGATGCTGGCCCGCGGCGTGGCGATCGTCGAGGAGTTCGTCGAGGGCGCCACCTTCGGGCCGCACCCGCTGCCGACCAAGGTCCGCCTGCTGCGGTACGTCGCGATGGGTTGGCTGCAGCGCCGTGCCGCGGCGTGCACCAAGGCCGGCGTCCGGGCGCGCGACCGCCACCGGTGCGCGTACTGCGGCGGCCGGGCCGACACCGTCGACCACGTCGTCCCCGCGTCGCGCGGTGGGGCGTTGACCTGGCTCAACACCGTCGCGGCGTGCCGCGCGTGCAACAACGCGAAGGCGGACCGGACGCCCGCGGAGTGGGGCCGGCCGCTGCTCGTCACGCCGTACGTGCCCGAGCGGGTCGTCGCGCTCCGCGCGGCGTTCGCCCCCGTCTGA
- a CDS encoding DUF4334 domain-containing protein, with amino-acid sequence MTVPSGRSAAPAPGSRPLPDLLRSGGSAGELLGLFDALPPVDVDDVVGAWRGAEVPTGHPFDGLLERLGWHGKRFAGTEDGYPLVFRGAAGALWSLDPGRLPLALLVRRPGLARLPLVGGAFRRVLPLLATRAPRSRLRTVEHRGVRTAAMVYDSVPIIDVFRRVDERTLLGVMDLRGIPEPFFFLLRRATA; translated from the coding sequence GTGACGGTGCCCTCGGGCCGCTCGGCGGCGCCTGCTCCGGGAAGCCGTCCGCTGCCCGACCTCCTCCGCAGCGGTGGCTCGGCCGGCGAGCTGCTCGGGCTGTTCGACGCGCTGCCCCCGGTGGACGTGGACGACGTCGTCGGTGCGTGGCGCGGCGCCGAGGTCCCGACCGGGCACCCGTTCGACGGCCTGCTCGAGCGGCTCGGCTGGCACGGCAAGCGGTTCGCGGGGACCGAGGACGGGTACCCGCTCGTGTTCCGGGGTGCGGCCGGCGCGCTGTGGTCGCTCGACCCCGGTCGGCTCCCGCTGGCGCTCCTCGTCCGCCGGCCCGGCCTGGCGCGCCTCCCGCTCGTCGGCGGGGCGTTCCGGCGGGTCCTCCCGCTGCTCGCCACGCGCGCGCCCCGCTCGCGCCTGCGCACCGTCGAGCACCGGGGCGTGCGCACGGCCGCGATGGTCTACGACTCCGTGCCGATCATCGACGTGTTCCGCCGCGTCGACGAGCGGACGCTGCTCGGCGTCATGGACCTGCGCGGGATACCCGAGCCGTTCTTCTTCCTGCTGCGCCGCGCCACGGCGTAA
- a CDS encoding DUF1992 domain-containing protein: MHDQDPHRRAVQYRLDRLAEQDRQDSGGPHEGGPGESSSAPSTAADPAADRPPAPRPPSMAARGSFADELVRQAMARGEFDDLPLTGKPIPGLTGRHDPDWWLKALIEREQITGVLPEALQLRKDDAALDGRLDQERTEERVRELVEELNARVVAARRQLLGGPPVVTPLRDVDTEVARWHERRRMRRAEAAQREREESAAAAVEHRATARSRSWPRVLGRLRGRAHEYDRPPGSGASGVAGSGSGSAGGGSAGGGAPGGGDA, encoded by the coding sequence ATGCACGACCAGGACCCGCACCGCCGCGCCGTGCAGTACCGGCTCGACCGGCTCGCCGAGCAGGACCGGCAGGACTCCGGCGGCCCGCACGAGGGGGGCCCGGGGGAGTCGTCGTCGGCGCCCTCGACCGCAGCGGACCCGGCTGCGGACCGTCCGCCGGCGCCCCGGCCACCGAGCATGGCGGCGCGCGGCTCGTTCGCCGACGAGCTCGTCCGCCAGGCGATGGCCCGCGGCGAGTTCGACGACCTCCCGCTCACCGGCAAGCCGATCCCCGGGCTCACGGGCCGGCACGACCCGGACTGGTGGCTCAAGGCGCTGATCGAGCGCGAGCAGATCACGGGCGTGCTGCCCGAGGCGCTCCAGCTCCGCAAGGACGACGCCGCGCTCGACGGACGCCTCGACCAGGAACGGACCGAGGAGCGCGTGCGCGAGCTCGTCGAGGAGCTCAACGCCCGGGTCGTCGCCGCGCGCCGTCAGCTCCTCGGCGGCCCGCCGGTCGTCACGCCCCTGCGCGACGTCGACACCGAGGTCGCGCGCTGGCACGAGCGCCGGCGCATGCGCCGGGCCGAGGCGGCGCAGCGCGAGCGCGAGGAGTCCGCGGCTGCCGCCGTCGAGCACCGGGCGACCGCCCGGTCCCGGTCCTGGCCGCGCGTGCTCGGGCGGCTGCGCGGCCGGGCGCACGAGTACGACCGCCCGCCGGGCTCGGGTGCGTCGGGTGTCGCCGGATCGGGTAGTGGCTCGGCAGGCGGCGGCTCGGCAGGCGGCGGCGCCCCGGGCGGTGGTGACGCGTGA
- a CDS encoding substrate-binding domain-containing protein produces the protein MRTRRRPGPHPQARRSRALALGAACALVAVLGACSGDEQEEVTIGLITKQETNPFWVAMKNDALDAADDHDVELLTATGSSDVDVESQVEAIRRMTADGVDGILVAPTDSQAVVPAIEEARAAGVIVIAVDTPTDPTSAVDAVFATDNQRAGALVGGYAREKVAQLGIEPRVALLDLAPGIASGELRREGFLSGFGIEEGDPVISGSVDTEGDEDLARVAMRELLAEDPGINVVYTVNEPAALGAIAVMRDAGIDMAEVVVVSIDGGCAAMKSAVRPGDLDATAQQYPENMAAQGVRQIAEAVRGGDRPNGYLDTGVTLVTRYPVPGVGSENVPFGVRNCWG, from the coding sequence ATGCGCACGCGCCGTCGGCCCGGCCCGCACCCGCAGGCGCGCCGGTCGCGCGCGCTCGCGCTCGGCGCGGCGTGCGCGCTCGTCGCCGTGCTCGGGGCCTGTAGCGGTGACGAGCAGGAGGAGGTCACGATCGGGCTGATCACGAAGCAGGAGACCAACCCCTTCTGGGTCGCCATGAAGAACGACGCGCTCGACGCCGCCGACGACCACGACGTCGAGCTCCTGACGGCGACCGGCTCGTCGGACGTCGACGTCGAGTCGCAGGTCGAGGCCATCCGCCGGATGACCGCGGACGGTGTCGACGGCATCCTCGTCGCGCCGACCGACTCCCAGGCTGTGGTCCCGGCGATCGAGGAGGCGCGGGCCGCGGGCGTGATCGTCATCGCGGTCGACACCCCGACGGACCCCACGAGCGCGGTCGACGCGGTGTTCGCGACCGACAACCAGCGCGCCGGTGCGCTCGTCGGCGGGTACGCGCGCGAGAAGGTCGCCCAGCTGGGCATCGAGCCGCGGGTCGCGCTGCTCGACCTCGCCCCCGGGATCGCGTCGGGCGAGCTCCGGCGCGAGGGCTTCCTCTCGGGCTTCGGGATCGAGGAGGGCGACCCGGTGATCTCCGGGTCGGTCGACACCGAGGGCGACGAGGACCTCGCGCGCGTCGCGATGCGTGAGCTGCTCGCAGAGGACCCGGGCATCAACGTCGTCTACACCGTCAACGAGCCGGCGGCTCTCGGGGCGATCGCCGTCATGCGCGACGCCGGGATCGACATGGCCGAGGTCGTCGTCGTGTCGATCGACGGCGGGTGCGCCGCGATGAAGAGCGCCGTGCGCCCCGGGGACCTCGACGCGACCGCGCAGCAGTACCCGGAGAACATGGCTGCGCAGGGCGTCCGGCAGATCGCCGAGGCGGTGCGCGGCGGGGACCGCCCGAACGGGTACCTCGACACCGGCGTCACGCTGGTCACGCGCTACCCGGTGCCCGGGGTCGGCTCCGAGAACGTGCCGTTCGGCGTGCGGAACTGCTGGGGCTGA
- the fucP gene encoding L-fucose:H+ symporter permease — translation MATPAAVEPQGAQRAKAPLVDRRLRVPFYLLLLCFAAWGAAANLTDVLVGVFRSIFDMSNFQASLVQFAYYGAYFLLALPAAFINRRFGYKAGVLTGLGLAAVGGFLFVPASQLLVYEFFLIALFVLAAGLSILETSANPFVIAMGSERSATQRLNLAQAFNPVGANVGVLLGALLILPALTSEAAKVIMSPEEIRESQQQDLSLVLGPYVGIAVVLVAIWLLIAFQKMSVPVEEEATALPRKGVGRRLWRNRHYRFGVIAQFFNVAAQTCAWTFTIIYAQDVVGFAPEQAGWFLQASLLVFLVSRFVMVYLLGIFRPALLLLVMAVFGVVCCLVAVVALNIVGLIAVVMISAALSLMFPTIYGVALRGLGDDAKFGAAGLVMAILGGALLPMVQGAVMDASGRTSLGFVVPAACLAVVAAYALFDLRTTRSEDAHQLAPAL, via the coding sequence GTGGCCACTCCGGCAGCGGTCGAACCGCAGGGGGCGCAGCGCGCGAAGGCCCCGCTCGTCGATCGCCGGCTGCGGGTCCCGTTCTACCTCCTGCTCCTGTGCTTCGCCGCGTGGGGTGCGGCGGCGAACCTCACGGACGTGCTCGTCGGGGTGTTCCGCAGCATCTTCGACATGTCGAACTTCCAGGCCTCGCTCGTGCAGTTCGCCTACTACGGCGCGTACTTTCTGCTCGCGCTGCCGGCCGCGTTCATCAACCGGCGGTTCGGCTACAAGGCCGGTGTGCTCACGGGCCTCGGGCTCGCGGCCGTCGGCGGCTTCCTGTTCGTGCCCGCGAGCCAGCTGCTGGTCTACGAGTTCTTCCTCATCGCGCTGTTCGTGCTCGCCGCCGGGCTGTCGATCCTCGAGACGTCGGCGAACCCGTTCGTCATCGCGATGGGCTCGGAGCGCAGTGCGACGCAGCGGCTGAACCTCGCGCAGGCCTTCAACCCGGTCGGCGCGAATGTCGGCGTCCTGCTCGGGGCGCTGCTGATCCTGCCCGCGCTGACGTCCGAGGCCGCCAAGGTCATCATGTCGCCCGAGGAGATCCGCGAGAGCCAGCAGCAGGACCTGTCGCTCGTGCTGGGACCGTACGTCGGGATCGCCGTCGTGCTCGTCGCCATCTGGCTGCTGATCGCGTTCCAGAAGATGAGCGTGCCCGTCGAGGAGGAGGCGACCGCGCTGCCGCGCAAGGGCGTCGGGCGCCGGCTGTGGCGCAACCGCCACTACCGGTTCGGTGTCATCGCCCAGTTCTTCAACGTCGCCGCGCAGACGTGCGCCTGGACGTTCACGATCATCTACGCCCAGGACGTCGTCGGCTTCGCACCGGAGCAGGCCGGCTGGTTCCTGCAGGCGAGCCTCCTGGTCTTCCTCGTCTCGCGGTTCGTCATGGTGTACCTGCTCGGCATCTTCCGCCCCGCGCTGCTGCTGCTCGTGATGGCGGTGTTCGGGGTCGTGTGCTGCCTCGTCGCCGTCGTGGCGCTCAACATCGTCGGACTCATCGCGGTCGTCATGATCTCCGCGGCGCTGTCGCTCATGTTCCCCACCATCTACGGCGTCGCCCTGCGCGGCCTCGGCGACGACGCGAAGTTCGGTGCCGCCGGCCTGGTCATGGCGATCCTCGGCGGCGCGCTGCTCCCGATGGTCCAGGGCGCGGTCATGGACGCGTCCGGTCGCACCTCCCTCGGGTTCGTCGTCCCCGCGGCCTGCCTCGCGGTCGTCGCCGCGTATGCGCTCTTCGACCTGCGCACGACCCGCAGCGAGGACGCGCACCAGCTCGCTCCCGCCCTCTAG
- a CDS encoding ATP-dependent DNA ligase, translating to MLLADVAATSTALAATRSRLQKRALLVELLRRTAPTEVPVVARYLAGELRQRRTGLGWRSLASLPAPATEPSLEVTAVDAAFEEMAGLSGPGSTTARTALASELFAAATEPEQRLLRGLVSGDLRQGALDALLLDAVADAAGVAPEAVRRAAMLAGSTEPVAVTALGAASPEEALAALGGFGLTVGRPVRPMLAASAPDVPAAVAGFDGRPVVVDAKLDGIRVQVHRDGDDVRVFTRSLDDITARVPEVVAVVRSLPVRTVVLDGEALALDDAGRPRPFQETASRSATRDAELAAEVELRPFFFDVLHADGRDLLDTPLVERLEVLDAVAGAHVVERVVAQDAGAAQTAFTGWVAAGQEGVIVKDLGAPYEAGRRGSAWVKVKPRHTLDLVVLAVERGSGRRSGLLSNIHLGARDGSGGFVMLGKTFKGMTDEMLAWQTRRFGELAVEDDGWTVRLRPEQVVEVAFDGLQRSTRYPGGLALRFARVVRYRDDKAAGDADTIETVRALAGPTGGAS from the coding sequence GTGCTGCTCGCCGACGTCGCCGCCACGTCCACGGCCCTCGCCGCGACCCGGTCGCGCCTCCAGAAGCGCGCGCTGCTCGTCGAGCTGCTGCGCCGCACGGCCCCCACGGAGGTGCCGGTCGTCGCGCGCTACCTCGCGGGCGAGCTCCGCCAGCGCCGCACCGGGCTCGGGTGGCGCTCGCTCGCGTCGCTCCCCGCCCCGGCGACGGAGCCGAGCCTCGAGGTGACCGCGGTCGACGCCGCGTTCGAGGAGATGGCGGGCCTGTCCGGGCCGGGCTCGACGACGGCCCGCACGGCGCTCGCGTCGGAGCTGTTCGCGGCGGCGACCGAGCCCGAGCAGCGGCTGCTGCGCGGCCTCGTCTCCGGCGACCTGCGGCAGGGCGCGCTCGACGCGCTGCTGCTCGACGCCGTCGCCGACGCCGCGGGGGTCGCGCCCGAGGCGGTCCGGCGCGCGGCGATGCTCGCCGGCAGCACCGAGCCGGTCGCGGTGACCGCGCTGGGCGCGGCGTCGCCCGAGGAGGCCCTCGCGGCGCTCGGCGGGTTCGGGCTCACGGTCGGGCGTCCCGTGCGCCCCATGCTGGCGGCGTCGGCGCCCGACGTGCCGGCGGCGGTCGCGGGCTTCGACGGCCGGCCCGTCGTGGTCGACGCGAAGCTCGACGGCATCCGGGTGCAGGTGCACCGCGACGGCGACGACGTGCGGGTGTTCACGCGCAGCCTCGACGACATCACCGCGCGGGTGCCCGAGGTCGTCGCCGTCGTCCGCTCCCTGCCGGTGCGCACGGTGGTGCTCGACGGCGAGGCGCTCGCGCTCGACGACGCCGGCCGGCCCCGGCCGTTCCAGGAGACCGCGTCGCGCAGCGCGACCCGGGACGCCGAGCTCGCCGCCGAGGTCGAGCTGCGGCCGTTCTTCTTCGACGTCCTGCACGCCGACGGCCGGGACCTGCTCGACACCCCGCTCGTCGAGCGGCTGGAGGTGCTCGACGCCGTCGCCGGCGCGCACGTCGTCGAGCGGGTCGTCGCGCAGGACGCCGGCGCCGCGCAGACGGCGTTCACCGGCTGGGTCGCCGCCGGGCAGGAGGGCGTGATCGTCAAGGACCTCGGCGCGCCGTACGAGGCGGGTCGGCGCGGGTCCGCCTGGGTCAAGGTCAAGCCGCGTCACACGCTCGACCTCGTCGTGCTCGCGGTCGAGCGCGGCTCGGGCCGGCGCAGCGGGCTGCTCTCGAACATCCACCTCGGCGCGCGCGACGGGTCGGGCGGGTTCGTGATGCTCGGCAAGACGTTCAAGGGCATGACCGACGAGATGCTCGCGTGGCAGACGCGGCGGTTCGGCGAGCTCGCGGTCGAGGACGACGGCTGGACCGTGCGGCTGCGGCCCGAGCAGGTCGTCGAGGTCGCGTTCGACGGCCTGCAGCGCTCGACCCGGTACCCCGGCGGGCTCGCGCTGCGGTTCGCCCGCGTCGTGCGCTACCGCGACGACAAGGCCGCGGGCGACGCGGACACGATCGAGACGGTGCGGGCGCTCGCCGGCCCGACCGGCGGGGCGTCGTGA
- a CDS encoding SGNH/GDSL hydrolase family protein produces the protein MTQAAGPAPGGHVVLLGDSVLDNGAYVPGEPDVVRQLRGELGAAWSSTLLAVDGDVVGGVERQLQGLPLDATHLVVSAGGNDALGSADLLWADARSVAAAVDLLAGAQEQLAQRYDAMLTVLLGTGLPTAVCTIYDTRLTEPSHRVVRTALALFNDVITRSAAARGVAVLDLRVVCAEDADFANPIEPSAHGGRKIARTIAAWLEPGRPATRSTVVV, from the coding sequence GTGACGCAGGCGGCCGGCCCGGCGCCGGGCGGGCACGTCGTGCTCCTCGGCGACTCGGTGCTCGACAACGGCGCCTACGTGCCCGGCGAGCCGGACGTCGTCCGGCAGCTGCGCGGTGAGCTCGGCGCCGCGTGGTCCTCGACGCTGCTCGCCGTGGACGGCGACGTGGTGGGTGGCGTCGAGCGGCAGCTGCAGGGGCTGCCGCTCGACGCGACGCACCTCGTGGTCAGCGCCGGCGGGAACGACGCGCTCGGGTCCGCCGACCTGCTGTGGGCAGACGCCCGGTCCGTCGCCGCGGCGGTCGACCTGCTGGCCGGCGCCCAGGAGCAGCTCGCCCAGCGGTACGACGCGATGCTGACCGTGCTGCTCGGGACCGGTCTGCCGACCGCCGTGTGCACCATCTACGACACGCGCCTGACCGAGCCGAGCCACCGTGTCGTGCGCACCGCGCTCGCGCTCTTCAACGACGTGATCACCCGCTCCGCCGCGGCCCGCGGGGTCGCGGTGCTCGACCTGCGCGTGGTGTGCGCCGAGGACGCCGACTTCGCCAACCCCATCGAGCCGTCCGCGCACGGGGGCCGCAAGATCGCCCGGACCATCGCCGCGTGGCTCGAGCCCGGCCGCCCGGCCACGCGCTCGACGGTCGTCGTCTGA